A genomic window from Silene latifolia isolate original U9 population chromosome Y, ASM4854445v1, whole genome shotgun sequence includes:
- the LOC141631423 gene encoding uncharacterized protein LOC141631423, whose translation MELIGDDDMDIIYNKGKANVVADSLSRKSVHSLCTTLSLMKLKDKVAKIGIHMILKGDATRYLTVEPELYDDIKREQVLDPRIKEWKTGVEKGTVSRFSIHIDASVRFDGRWCVPNDVELKKLIMTEAHCIPYSVHLKGDKLYKDLKKTFWWPGMKKEVAVFVARCLTCQRVKGEHRRPQGILSSRWVTKFFSKSPMRGVMRFCKRGKLSQKFIGPYGILDQIGDVAYRLALPPALNRVHNVFRVSQLRKYKNDLSHVIEVENIELVEALTYVEVPKEILDRKVRKTSNGETILPKVLWSNHNVEEAIWEAEEAMRECYPHLFDQLMINCPVD comes from the exons atggagctgattggtgacgATGATAtggatattatttataataaggGAAAGGCTAATGTAGTTGCAGATtccttgagtaggaagagtgtgcattctttatgCACGACCTTGTCATTGATGAAATTGAAAGATAAAGTGGCTAAGATAGGAATTCACATGATTCTCAAAGGTGATGCTACTCGTTATTTAACAGTAGAACCTGAGCTTTATGATGACATCAAGAGGGAACAGGTTCTTGATCCAAGGATTAAGGAATGGAAGACAGGGGTGGAGAAGGGTACTGTTTCGAGATTTTCGATCCATATAGATGCGAGTGTCCGAttcgatgggaggtggtgtgtgccTAATGATGTCGAATTAAAGAAACTGattatgacagaggctcattgcattCCTTATTCGGTGCATCTAAAGGGTGATAAGCTatataaggatttaaagaagacgttttggtggcccgGAATGAAGAAAGAGGTAGCTGTgttcgtggctagatgtttgacttgccagagAGTCAAAGGGGAGCATCGGAGACcgcaag GGATATTGAGTTCAAGGTGGGTGACAAAGTTCTTTTCAAAGTCACCTATGCGTGGCGTTATGAGGTTTTGCAAGAGAGGGAAGTTGAGCCAGAAATTCATAGGGCCTTATGGGATTTTGGATCAGATAGGTGATGTGGCTTATCgactagctttaccaccagctcttaatcgggtgcataatgtgttccgTGTGTCACAACTTCGAAAGTATAAGAATGATCTATCTCATGTGATTGAGGTCGAGAATATTGAGCTAGTTGAAGCGCTTACTTATGTGGAAGTGCCAAAGGAAATATTGGATCGTAAGGTGCGCAAGACAAGCAACGGTGAAACCATTTTGCCTAAGGTGTTATGGTCTAACCATAATGTTGAAGAAGCTatatgggaggcggaggaggcaaTGAGGGAGTGTTATCCACatctctttgatcag CTCATGATTAACTGTCCAGTTGACTGA